The following are encoded in a window of Solidesulfovibrio magneticus RS-1 genomic DNA:
- a CDS encoding AMP-binding protein encodes MTFVPPLRDLTLGELLKETASKFPDQDAVVYVDRDYRLTWQQFDELTDELAKGLMALGIQKGEKVAVWATNVPFWVALMFATAKMGAVLLTVNTAYKRNELKYLLTNSDADNIFIINGFRDSDYIEILYDLAPELRNMQRGAIRSETFPHLKRVCFLGVEKHRGMYSIPEIIGLARTVTDEELKARQATFNCHDVVNMQYTSGTTGFPKGVMLSHHNILNNGYSIGQRQRFTNKDKLLIHVPLFHCFGCVLGVMACLNHGTTMVFTEVFDPVKSMMSIEQEKCTAVYGVPTMFIAMLEHPLFPKFDFSSLRTGIMAGSVCPVQTMRQVTEKMYMKQITSVYDLTESSPGMTQSDVDDPYHYRVESVGKAFPHVEVKVLDPETNEEVERGKQGEVCCRGYNAMKGYYKNPEATAKCIDADGWLHSGDLGVMDENGFVVITGRIKDMIIRGGENIYPREIEEFLYTMPGIADVQVAGVPSRKYGEEVGAFIILRKDVEMAPEDVKDFCRGQIAWHKIPKYIAFVEEFPLTTSGKVQKYKLRELAGKLFPEAMR; translated from the coding sequence TCATGGCCCTGGGCATCCAAAAGGGCGAGAAAGTGGCCGTATGGGCCACCAACGTGCCCTTCTGGGTGGCGTTGATGTTCGCCACGGCCAAGATGGGCGCCGTGCTGCTCACCGTCAACACGGCCTACAAGCGCAACGAGCTCAAGTATCTGCTCACCAATTCCGACGCCGACAACATCTTCATCATCAACGGCTTCCGGGATTCGGACTATATCGAGATCCTCTACGACCTGGCCCCGGAGCTGCGCAACATGCAGCGTGGGGCGATCAGAAGCGAGACTTTCCCCCACCTCAAGCGGGTGTGCTTCCTGGGCGTGGAAAAACACCGGGGCATGTACTCCATCCCCGAGATCATCGGTCTGGCCCGCACCGTCACCGACGAGGAATTGAAAGCCCGGCAGGCCACCTTCAACTGCCACGACGTGGTCAACATGCAGTACACCTCGGGGACAACCGGCTTCCCCAAGGGCGTCATGCTGAGCCACCACAACATCCTGAACAACGGCTACTCTATCGGCCAGCGCCAGCGGTTCACCAATAAGGACAAGCTGCTCATCCACGTGCCGCTGTTTCACTGCTTCGGCTGCGTGCTCGGCGTCATGGCCTGCCTCAACCACGGCACCACCATGGTTTTCACCGAAGTTTTCGACCCGGTCAAATCCATGATGTCCATCGAGCAGGAGAAGTGCACGGCCGTTTACGGCGTGCCCACCATGTTTATCGCCATGCTGGAGCATCCGCTGTTCCCGAAATTCGACTTCTCGTCCCTTCGCACCGGCATCATGGCCGGCTCGGTCTGCCCGGTGCAGACCATGCGGCAGGTGACCGAGAAGATGTACATGAAGCAGATCACCAGCGTCTACGACCTGACCGAAAGCTCGCCCGGCATGACCCAGTCCGACGTGGACGACCCCTACCACTACCGGGTGGAAAGCGTGGGCAAGGCCTTCCCCCACGTCGAAGTCAAGGTGCTCGACCCCGAGACCAATGAAGAAGTGGAGCGCGGCAAGCAGGGCGAAGTCTGCTGCCGGGGCTACAACGCCATGAAGGGCTACTACAAGAATCCCGAAGCCACGGCCAAGTGCATCGACGCGGACGGCTGGCTGCATTCGGGCGATCTTGGCGTCATGGACGAAAACGGCTTCGTGGTCATCACCGGTCGCATCAAGGACATGATCATTCGCGGCGGCGAGAACATCTACCCCCGAGAGATCGAGGAATTCCTCTACACCATGCCGGGCATCGCCGACGTGCAGGTGGCCGGCGTGCCCAGCCGCAAGTACGGCGAGGAAGTGGGGGCGTTTATTATCCTGCGCAAGGACGTGGAGATGGCTCCCGAGGACGTCAAGGACTTCTGCCGGGGCCAGATCGCCTGGCACAAGATTCCCAAGTACATCGCGTTCGTGGAGGAGTTTCCGCTGACCACCAGCGGCAAGGTGCAGAAGTACAAGCTGCGCGAGCTGGCGGGCAAGCTCTTTCCCGAGGCCATGCGGTAG
- a CDS encoding sigma-54-dependent transcriptional regulator — protein MRAELLVVDDDAGHLSMLRTVLTGWGYGVTGATDGAEAVELVRSRPFDAVLLDVRMAGMGGMEALSLIKEYNPAVPVLIMTAYSSVETAVSALKSGAYDYLTKPLDLDVMRLTVERALDHLRLARENENLRQKLGPGVVGPEIIGKSPAMRELFSMIAMVAPTEATVLVTGESGTGKELVAKALHAGSPRAGGPMVAVNCAALNETLLESELFGHEKGAFTGAERRREGRFMAADKGSIFLDEIGEIAPSIQAKLLRVIQEREIQRVGGDRPVGVDVRILAATNRDLKKEVEAGRFREDLYYRLNVVAISVPPLRERGQDIPLLAQHFLTRFAEKNRKRIKGFTPAAMDHLLRCPWPGNVRELENAVERAVILSVGEYVTERELPLSAMREAGGNGAPGGAGGGAPAPGDMAGLAGMALDDVEREVILATLRDTGGNKSEAARVLGITRATLHKKLKKYGEE, from the coding sequence ATGCGGGCTGAATTGCTGGTCGTTGACGACGACGCCGGGCACTTGTCCATGCTGCGCACGGTGCTCACCGGCTGGGGCTACGGCGTCACCGGGGCAACGGACGGGGCCGAGGCCGTGGAACTGGTGCGAAGCCGTCCCTTCGACGCGGTGCTGCTGGACGTGCGCATGGCCGGCATGGGCGGCATGGAAGCCTTATCACTCATAAAAGAGTATAACCCGGCCGTGCCGGTGCTCATCATGACGGCCTATTCGTCGGTGGAGACGGCCGTTTCGGCGCTCAAGTCCGGGGCCTACGACTATCTCACCAAGCCGCTGGACCTCGACGTCATGCGGCTGACCGTGGAACGCGCCCTGGACCATCTGCGTCTGGCCCGGGAAAACGAGAACCTGCGCCAAAAGCTCGGGCCTGGCGTGGTCGGGCCGGAGATCATCGGCAAAAGCCCGGCCATGCGCGAACTGTTTTCCATGATCGCCATGGTGGCCCCCACCGAGGCCACGGTGCTGGTCACCGGCGAATCCGGCACGGGCAAGGAGCTGGTGGCCAAGGCGCTGCATGCCGGCAGCCCGCGCGCCGGCGGGCCGATGGTGGCCGTCAACTGCGCGGCTTTAAATGAAACCCTGCTGGAATCGGAACTCTTCGGCCACGAGAAAGGGGCCTTCACCGGGGCCGAACGGCGGCGGGAAGGGCGGTTCATGGCCGCCGACAAGGGCTCGATCTTTTTGGACGAGATCGGCGAAATCGCCCCGTCCATCCAGGCCAAGCTGTTGCGCGTCATCCAGGAGCGCGAGATCCAGCGCGTGGGCGGCGACCGGCCGGTGGGCGTGGACGTGCGCATCCTGGCCGCCACCAACCGCGACCTCAAAAAGGAGGTCGAGGCCGGCCGGTTCCGCGAAGACCTCTACTATCGCCTCAATGTCGTGGCCATTTCCGTGCCGCCCTTGCGTGAGCGGGGCCAGGACATTCCGCTTCTGGCCCAGCATTTCCTGACCCGCTTTGCCGAGAAAAACCGCAAACGCATCAAGGGCTTCACCCCGGCGGCCATGGACCACCTGCTGCGTTGTCCCTGGCCGGGCAACGTGCGGGAGCTGGAAAACGCCGTGGAGCGCGCCGTCATCCTGTCCGTCGGGGAATACGTCACCGAGCGCGAACTGCCGCTGTCGGCCATGCGCGAGGCCGGCGGCAACGGGGCCCCAGGCGGAGCAGGCGGAGGCGCGCCCGCGCCGGGCGACATGGCCGGACTGGCCGGCATGGCCCTGGACGATGTGGAGCGCGAGGTCATCCTGGCCACCCTGCGCGACACCGGCGGCAACAAGAGCGAAGCGGCCCGGGTGCTCGGCATCACCCGGGCCACCCTGCACAAGAAGCTCAAGAAGTACGGCGAGGAATAG